A genomic segment from Salvia splendens isolate huo1 chromosome 13, SspV2, whole genome shotgun sequence encodes:
- the LOC121761593 gene encoding BTB/POZ domain-containing protein At1g01640-like, whose amino-acid sequence MSCCICNAGPYIHGLSRLICSDCFAGAKSIILLANKHKRIKTINNDSFSPSSSNKGFVKALNWVKLQEGKMKLQDEKMTYLSGFATAFRDQIHTDIQVKAGDNEPPIPAHRVILATRSTIFRNMLDSDQCKAPANQTITLPELSHEELDALLEFLYSGSLPKEKMEKHVCSLAISADKYEIPFLQKFCEKEMLGSLNTSNALDILEISDTCKNKNLKETTLSFIVRNMEEIVFSPGFDDFALKNPHLNTQITRASITNNKKRKIGV is encoded by the exons ATGTCGTGCTGCATCTGCAACGCGGGTCCTTACATTCACGGGCTATCAAGACTAATCTGCTCAGACTGCTTTGCAGGGGCGAAAAGCATAATCTTGTTGGCCAACAAGCATAAAAGAATTAAAACCATCAACAATGATTCTTTTTCTCCATCAAGTTCCAATAAG GGATTTGTAAAGGCCTTGAATTGGGTGAAGTTGCAAGAAGGGAAGATGAAGTTGCAAGATGAGAAGATGACTTATTTAAGCGGCTTTGCTACCGCTTTCAGGGATCAAATCCACACTGATATTCAAGTGAAGGCCGGTGACAACGAGCCCCCGATTCCCGCTCATAGAGTTATATTG GCAACGAGATCGACAATATTTCGAAACATGTTGGATTCAGACCAATGCAAAGCTCCGGCGAATCAAACGATAACGCTACCGGAGCTGTCTCACGAGGAACTAGACGCCCTACTCGAGTTCTTGTACAGTGGAAGCCTTCCAAAAGAGAAGATGGAGAAACACGTTTGCTCGTTGGCGATCTCTGCAGACAAATACGAGATCCCTTTCCTGCAGAAGTTTTGCGAAAAGGAGATGCTTGGATCATTGAATACATCCAACGCTCTTGATATCTTGGAAATATCCGACACCTGCAAGAACAAAAACCTCAAAGAAACAACCCTAAGCTTCATTGTAAGAAACATGGAAGAAATAGTTTTCTCCCCCGGCTTTGATGACTTTGCACTCAAGAATCCTCATCTGAATACACAGATCACAAGGGCATCCATcacgaataataaaaaaaggaagATTGGTGTTTAG